The Haploplasma axanthum region TATCGTGAGTCAACATTAATCCAATGAAACATTTTGTTGAAACAAAGCGGTTTTCTCTAAATCAAACGAAAGAACAAGCTTTTAATACGGATACAATCCTTTTAGCAAATTATATAAAAATACCTAAAGATTGTAAAAATATTTTAGATGTTGGAACTGGGTCTGGAGTTCTAATGTTTGATTTAGCATGTAAAACAAAAGCAAATATCTATGGAATCGAAGTCCAAGAAAATAGGTATTTTCAAGCTTTAGAGAATATTGAATTAAATAATAAGAAAGAACAATTAAATGTTTTTTATGCAGATTTTAAAGAACATAAATTTGATCAACTATTTGATTTAATTATTACTAATCCACCTTTTTTTAAAGTTCACAATAATAAACAACTAAGCCAAAATGAAGAAGATTTAATTGCTAGACATGAAATTATGTTAACACTTGATGAATTACTTTTTAATGTTTCTAAAAATTTAAAATATCGTGGACATTTTTATATGATTCATAGACCGGACAGATTAATAGATATTATTGAGATTGCAAGTAAATATAAGCTTCAAATTAAAAAGGTTAGATTTATCCATCCATATATAGATAAACCTGCAAATCATATTTTAATAATGGCAATAAAAAATGGAGGAAATGGAATAATCGTTGATGAACCTTTAATCCTTTATAAAGATAAGCATGTATTTACGGATGAAATGATAAGAATAATAGGTGATTTTTAATGCAAGTAAGTTTTAAAGATAAAAAACCAACGCTTTTTTTAGTAGCGACTCCAATTGGAAATTTGGAAGATATAACGTTTCGTGCAATCGAAACATTAAAAAATGTTAGTGTTGTGTTTGCTGAGGATACTAGAACATCTGGTGTCTTGCTTAAACATTATAATATTGAGACGAAACTCTCATCATATCACGAACATGAAAAGTTCGATAAAATTGCAAATGTCCTTGAATATTTAAATAATGGAGATGATGTTGCATTAATAAGTGATGCTGGGACTCCTGGAATTAGCGATCCTGGATATGAACTTGTAAAAGCTGTTATTGATAATGGGTATTATGTTGTTAGTATACCAGGCGCAGTAGCTAGTATAAATGCACTTGTTTCATCAGGATTACTTATTCAACCACATTTATTTCTAGGATTTTTACCAAGAAAACAAGGAGAGATAAATACCTTTTTAGATAAGTACAAAAAAGTAGATGCAACTCTAATAATCTATGAATCGCCTTTTAGGATTTCTAAAACACTTGAATATATTTATAAATGTTATGGAAATCGTGATGTTGTTTTGGCTAGGGAGTTAACAAAAGTATATGAAACAATTATTAGGACAGATTTAGAAACAGCAATATCAATGGAGCATAGTAATAAAGGAGAATATATTATTCTTATTAGTGGTTATGTTGAAGAAGAAACTAGTGAGACAATAGAGTCACTTTTTAATAAGTATTTAAAAGATAATATCGACGAAAAAGAGATCTTTAAACTTATTGCTAAAGACTTAAATATATCAAAAAAAGATGTTTATAAAAAACTTAAAATTGATAATAAAAATTTATGATATAATTCGATTGAACTCTGATTAAGTGAAAAAGCAAGGATTGCAGTCCTTGCTTTTCTTTTTTAGATTTGATGAATCTTTTGCCTCTATCTTTTCTAATTAGCCAAATAGTAATTAGAATAAGAAATAAAATACATAAGTATTCCATCTAGATTCCTTTTAAGAATTAAAGAGATAGTTCACCTCATCCAAAGTATTAAAGGGTAATAGTTGATCATAAATACGATAGTAAGTAATAATCATTTTTACTTGTTGAAAAAAATAAAAGTAATTAATAAGATTCTGTCAATATCTTTTGAAAATGTCCTAAAAAAATAAGATCATTAACGTGATTTATACATTGCTCTTTCTATCATCCGATTATAAGAATCACTTTTCCATGGATGACTATTAGGGACAGTGTATTTTTTCTTTTCTTTTTCAACACCAAGATCGAAATCTTTAGAATGACTTTCGTGAGATTCTAATTCAATTAATTTATAGTAATCACTGTTAATTAAACAATATAATTTATTATCAAATGATTTGATAACTATAGCTTTTGTACGATGTTTAAAGTTCATTAAGTTACCATTTTTATTATAGGCTTGGAAATACTTGTTTTGATACTTTAAAGCAGAGCCACGGTCAAATACACGGCTAGATATAACAGCTAAAATTAAGTTTAAATCAGTATCACTATTAATCTTTTCGTAAACTTGTGGTATATTATCATTAATGAGAGAGAATTGTTTATTAAACTTATCAAGATATGATTGTAGGAACTCATTTGCTTGAACGATGGTCTTAATATTATTAATTCGTAACTCATTTATTAATCTGGATTGTAACGTTCCAAATAAACGTTCAATTCGCCCCTTAGCTTGAGGAATAGAAGTAACATTTAAAGTTATGCCCAGCTGCTCGCAGGCATAACCAAATTGTGTTAATGTACTATACTCGGGCTTAGGGTTTTTTAATGATTTATAGTCGAAGATTGTTCTTCTGTCAGTTAGAAACTCATTAGGTATCCCATGATTCTCTAATGTTTGCTTTAAAACGTTGTAATAGCCAATTAGAGTCTCTTGATGATCAAAATATGCACCAACTAACATTCCTGTAGCATCGTCTATTGCTGCATGAAGATGAGTTTTTTTATCTCCAAACCATAAATGTTCTGATGCGTCCATTTGTAATAACTCGCCACCATATTTTTTTCTTGGAAGTCTTGCGTGATTATCTTTAGGATCTAAAATGTTATTATCAATGATAAGATTCTTTTCTTGAATAGATAAGGATTCGTTTAAATCTATTTTTGTTTGAATTCTATCACGGTATTTCCTCTTAGTAATTCTTTCAGCTTTTGGTGATAAAATAAGATTTTCATCTAAGAGATTGTATAGAGAATTATATGATATTTTAATTTTCTCATTTTCCAGAAGCATTTCTTTAAAATGTTTAAAGTTGAAATTGTAGTATTTATTATTATATAAATTTAAAATTTTATTTTTGATTTCAACTTTAATTATAAGGTGAGGAGACTTCTTTCTATTACCATGAATAAAACCTTCCTTACCTTGTTCATTATATTTGATAATTAATCTATTAACTTGTCTAAGTGATATACCTAGTTTATTAGCAGCATTAAGTTTATTACCGTTATTTGTTACTAAGTTTTTTATTGTTTCATACTTCATTTGTTCCATTGGTTTTAGTTCTACCTTTCTCATTAAGTACCTCCATTATATTAAGTACTTAATATTGTATTATAGTTTCTAATGTTTGGGACATTATTAAAAGATACTACTTAAGACATTATCATAAGATAACCACAAAAAAATAAAAGTAATTAATAAGATTCTTGCATTTAAAAATGAAAATGATATAATAAATATGTAATTGAATATGTGATGAAAAAGAAGATTAATAGTTTGATTTTTTAGAGAGTTCACGGTCGGTGCAAGTGAATAATAAAATTATTAATTATGGCTTTGGAGCATTTTAATCGATAAGTAGATTAAGACGTAGACTTGCGTTAAAAGTTTGAGTGCTGGATTAATATCTGGAACTAAGGTGGTACCGCGTATTTAATACGTCCTTAGAGTTTTTTAAGGGCGTTTTTTTAATAGTTAATTGGAGGCATTATAATGAGTAAAAATAAAAAGTTTTATATTTCAACAGCAATAGCATATAGTTCAGCAGTTCCTCATATTGGAAATGTTTATGAAGCAATACTTGCAGATTCAATAGCAAGATTTAAAAGATTAGATGGATATAATGTTTATTTTCAAACTGGAACAGATGAGCATGGACAAAAAATTGAAGAAAAAGCTAAATTAAATGAAATAACACCTCAAGTTTATGTAGATCAAATTTCAAATGAAATAAAAAGAATTTATGATTCTATGAATGTAAGTTATGATAAATTCGTAAGAACAACTGATGAATTTCATGTTGAGAGTGTTCAAGCAATTGTTTCAAAATTATTTGAACAAGGTGATATTTATCTAGGTAAATATGAAGGATGGTATTCAATTGCTGATGAAGCATATATTTCTGAAAATGATATTGTAGATGGAAAAGGACCTAGTGGCGATATTCCTGTTTGGACAAGTGAAGAAGTTTATTTCTTTAAACTCTCTAAATATCAAGATAGACTTATTAAACATATAAAAGATTATCCGGAATTTATAATGCCAGAATCAAGAAAAAATGAAATGTTACAAAACTTTTTAAGTGATAAACTACCAGACTTATCAATTTCAAGAACTTCATTTAAATGGGGAATACCTTTCCCATTTGATAAGAAGCATGTAACATATGTTTGGATTGATGCATTAAGTAACTATATAACTGGACTTGGATATAATCCTAATCATCCTGAAAGTGATATGATGAAGGAATATTGGCCTGCAGATATTCATTTAATAGGAAAAGATATTTTAAGATTCCATACTATTTACTGGCCAATGTTATTAATGGCATTAGAATTGCCACTACCAAAGACTATTTTTGGGCATCCATGGGTTTTATTTGATAAAGCTAAAATGAGTAAGTCGACAGGTAATGTTGTTTATATTGATGATTTATTAAAACATTTCCCAGTTGATGTAATTAGATATTATGTTTTACATGAAATACCTTATAGTCAAGATGGAAATTTAACTAACGAATTATTGATAGAAAGAAATAATAGTGATTTAGCTAATACTATTGGGAATTTAGTTAATAGGACAATTGGAATGGTTAATAAATATCGAGATGGTAAGTTTAAAAAAGTAATTTTAGATGAACCATTTGAATATAGTCTGAAAGATAAATCGTTAGAAATGTTACCAAATATGAGAAAACATATGGAAAACTATCATGTTGCAGATGCATTAGAAGAAATATTAATTCTTGCAAGACATGCAAATAAATATATTGACGTTTCAAAACCATGGGAATTATTTAAAGACTTAGAAAAACCAGAAATATTGGATCATGTATTATATAGTTTATTAGAAACAATTAGATTTATAGCGATAGGGTTACAAGCATATTTACCTGCAACATCTGCAGAAATATTTGATTTATTAGGTATTGAAGATAAAAGTTTTGAAAGTTTAAAAGAGTTTGGACATTATAAAGAACAAGAATTAAAACAAGCTAAAGTATTGTTTGAACGTTATGATATGAATAAAAAAATAGAGGAGATACTAGAAGGTACTTATGATAAAGATTAAAGAGTTTTTAAAGTCACCAAAGTATAAAGAAAAAGTTAAGCCCGAGATAAAAAGATTTGCTGCCGTTATAATGTTTACTTTAGTTTATGGATTAGGTGTGAAATGGTTTTTAGAGGCATCACCAGTACCAATGTTTACCGGAGGCATGCCTGGGGTCGCTCAAGTTTTAAGAGATATTTTAGTTAAATCAGGAACAATAACAAGTGAACAAAGCGGTAATTTATTTATGTCATTATTTATTATTGTTTCAAACATTCCAATTTTATTATTAGGTTGGTTTGGTGTATCTAAAAAATTTACAATATACAGTTTAGTATCAGTTTTGATTCAATCAACCGTAATAGGATTTATTCCACAAATTAAACTTGGTTTTCATCAACCAGAAGAAGCAATGCTTGCTGCTACATTAGGTGGATTATTTATTGGTGTAGGTATTGGTGGAGCATTAAAGTATGGAACATCAACAGGTGGATTTGATATTTTAGCTCAATATTGGTCCTTAAAAAAAGGACATTCAGTCGGTTTTATTTCAATGGCATTAAATTTTGTTATTGCCTTTGCTGGAGCGATTGTTATGGGTGGAGATGCTGCTGAAGGCATTGAAGGTGTTGCAGCAGTACCAGCAGGTTTAATTTTCTCATACACAATAATTAGAATAATTGTTACAACTGTTGCTACTGATAAAGTTCATACATCATATCAATATTTATCAATTGAGATTATTACTGAAAATCCTCAAAAAATGGTTGATGCAATCCTCCATAAGATTTATCGAGGCGTTACATTAAGTAAAGTTGAAGGTGCATATTCACATCATGAGAAAACACTTGTTATGGTTGTAATATCAACATATGAACTACAAATGATTATTGATTTAATTAAAGAAGTTGATGATAAATCATTTGTTGTTGCTAAGCCAGTTAAGAGTGTCACAGGTAACTTTACAAAGAAGAGAATAGCGTAATTTATGAGAAGCACATTTGATGCTTCTTTTAATTTTAGGAGAATATGATGGAGTTAAATAAAAATAGTCGTTTAATACAAGGTACATGGCTAATAGAAAAAGATAAAATGGCATTTGAAGCTTTAGACTATGGGATTAAAAGAGGTTTAAAAGTTATTGATACTGCTGAAATGTATGGCGATGGTAAATCAGAAGAACTAGTAGGGAAGGTTATTTCAAAATATAAGAGGGATGAAATTTATCTTATTTCGAAAGTTTATCCATATAATTCAAATAAAAAAAGAATGAGAATAGAGTTAATAAATAGTTTGAATAGATTGAAGATAGATTATCTTGATTTATATCTTCTACATTGGAGAGGAGATATAGAACTTTCTGAAACTGTTGAAGCTTTTGAAGAATTAAAGAAAGAGGGATTAATTAAAAACTGGGGTGTTTCAAATTTTGATGTTTCAGATATGGAAGAATTGATTAGTGTAAAAAACGGGGAAAATTGTTACTGTAATCAAGTATTATACAACATTATTTCAAGAGGGATTGAATTTGATTTGATTCCATGGATGAAAGAAAAAAACATTAAATTAATGATATATTCACCACTTGGACATAATGATATTATTAGAGAAAAAGTATTAACAAATAAAACTATAAAAGAATTAGCAAAGACTAAAAAAAATACTGTGTATCAATTGATGCTTACTTTTGTTTTGAGAAATAAAGACTTATATGTAGTAACTAAAAGCAGTAGTACTCACCATATTGAAGCAAATATAGAGTGTTTAGATATAAATTTAACAGATAAAGAAATCAAAAGAATCGATAAGGAATTTATTCCACCCAAAAGTAAAATAATACTTGAAGAAATTTAAAAAACAATGTAGAATATAAGGGAGAAATAATTAAAGAATAGGGAGATAGAAATGAGAAAAATAGTTGTTGTTATGTTAACTTTAATCTTAGGATTAAGTTTAACAGGTTGTTTTGGAAGCAAAGAAAAAGAATTTGAAGGTACAGGATTGAAAGTTACGCTTGATTCAAGTTTTAGTAAAATTGATGTTATTAGTTTTCAATTGGCACTACAATCAAAGGATCATTTATTTATGGAAAATAGAGAAGCAAAAAGTTCTTTGCCAGGAATTAGTAATTTAGATGAATATTATAATGTATTATTAAGTAATACTAATGGTTCAGGACAAAATGAGGAAAAAGATGAAGATGGTAATATTAAATTCATCTATGGATACTATACAGCTAGTAATGATGGTCAAAATTTTGGATACATGTTAGTTGTTTTTGAAGGTGAAGATCATTATTATGTTGTTAATTTTGCTGGTTTTGAAAAAGATTTAGAAAAAAATAAAACTAAGTTCTTAAAATGGGCAAAAACAATCGTTGTTGAATAAGAATTTTGAAGTGAACACTAAAAGTTATATCAAGTAAAATTAGAAAGACTATGGGTTTTTTATTTTATGAGATTAACACTACAATATAACCTTGAACTAATTAATCAAAAAGAATTGAATGAAAGTAATTTTTAAATAACACAAAACTATAAAGTTAACAAAACAAAAGTTAAGAAAGTTACATTATAAAGTGAATTGGATAGAAATAGAATAATGTATATTCTAATTTAGAGAATGTTATTTATGGAAAAAAGATTTAACGACATCTAAATATTGTTCGAGTGTAAAGACGTTTGATAAAGAATCTAATTGCAAATTATGTTTTGAAAAAATTGTTATTTAAAAAGTTATACTGAGTATAGAATTGGAAATTTCTAGCTATATATTGTTATAATTATTTACAAGAGGTTTATTTTGATGTATAATACTAATGCTTTGAAAGATGGTGAATCACTATGGCAACTGTAATTGAACATGTTAATTATATCTATATATTTATGATGGTACGCTTACGTGATGACTCATCAGAAATATTGAACCACAGAATTTAGTGTTCTTGTGGTTTTGATGAATTAAATAGAAAATATCAAAAACAACAAGGGCGTTTTAAAAACGGTTTTTTTGTTGTTTTTTTGTTTTAGAAAGGACGTGAATTTATGAGTATATTAAAAAGAATTGTTGCTGCTGAAAAAGAAGCAGATGAAATGATAAACAAAGCAATTGAAAAACAAAAAGAGTTAATGGACTTGGAAAACAAAAAGTTTGATGAATTAAAAGTTCAAGCTTTAAGTATTATTGCTGAGTATAAAAAAGAAAAAGAGACTAATGCAGAAAACGATATTAGTGAATTAGATAGTAAATATAAGAAGTTTCTTGCTGAAAATGCCGTGGTTGAAAAAGATTATCAAGGTAAAGTTCATGAAATAGTTAGTAGATTAAGTTTGGAGATTTTAGGAAAATGATTGCAAAAGTAGATAAAATAAGAATACTTACATTTGATGATGAATATGAAAAATTACTAAAAGAATTACAAAGTAATGGTTTATTTATGCTTTCAAAATTTGATGATAATTTTCTAACTAATAAGCAGCAAACATATCTACAAAAAGTAAGTTATTATATTGAGTTGTTAACTACAAAAACGAAAAAAGAAAAATTCTTTAAATATAGTGAAACGACAGAAGCAAAGTTTGATAGATATGAAGTAGCTGAGAAAATGATTGATGAGATTTCAGATATTCATTCAAAATACGAAGAGTATAACAAAGAAAAAATAAGTATTGAAGATGAACTTTCAAGTATAAAACCATATTTAACTTTAGATGTTAGTATTGATGATTTAAATAATCTAAAAGGGTATAAATATTTTATTGGAAAGATTGTAAAAGAAAGTTTTAATTTATTAAAAAGTCAATTAGAAAATGATAAATATATTTATCAACTCTTAAGTGAGGATAATGATAGCGTATATCTTATTATTTTGGTTGATTTAAATAATCAAAATCAAATAGAAAATCTTTTAATTAAAAGTAAATTTATAAGTAATAACTTTAACTCATATGATGAAATATTTGATACTATCAGTAATAAATTGAATGAACGTTTAAAATTTATCAGTGAGTATAATTTGGAATATGAAAAAAGAATAAGTTCTTATGCAAAAGAACGATATATATTAGAAATATATTATGATTCAATATTTAATAAATATTTAAGGGAATCAATTACTGCAAATAAAACAAATAAAACATTATATATTGAAGGTTGGATTAAAGCTACTGATATTTCTAAACTTAAGAGTAGTTTAACTAATCAAATAGCTTATTATGAAATTGAAGTGATTGAAAAAGAAGAGAATGAAATTGTTCCAACAGCAACTAATAACAATAAATTTGTTAAACCATTTGAAGCAATAACAAATATGTTCTCTGTTCCAAATAGTAATGAAATAGATCCAAACCCTACTATGTCTTTCTGGTATTTCTTGATTTTTGGAATCATGATGGGGGATATTGGTTATGGAATTTTGATGATTGTTTTATTTAGTTTGTTTAAAAAGTTTAAAAAACCAAAAGGTGATTTTAAAGATTTAATTACTATTTTTATATATTCTGGATTCTCAACAATCTTCTTTGGAATATTATTTGGTAGTTTTTTTGGATATACATTTGATTTGTTTAATTTAATTGGAAAATTGTTTGGACAAAATAATTGGAGTTCCATAGTATTAGAACCAATTACTGATCCACTACCAGTTTTAATTGTTTCAATTGGAATTGGAGTTCTACATTTAATTACAGCGCTTATAATAAAAGTTATTAAAGAAGTTAAGAATAAGAATTATGCAAGTGCACTAAGTAATGGATTAAGTTGGATATTAGTATTAGTTGGTATAGTATTATATGTTTCAATTTCAAAAGGTGTTGGACTTGTAATGGCTATAACTGGATTAGTAATTTTAGTTATATTTAGTGGAGCAAAGAAAAAAGGTATTCCGGCAAAAGTAATGTCAGGTTTTGGATCCTTATATAATATTACAGGATATTTAAGTGATGTTTTAAGTTATTCAAGAATACTTGCACTATCATTATCATCAGCAGTAATAGCATTTACTATGAATATGCTTGCTGGTATGGTAGCAACCAATTTTATCGGTTATTTATTTGCAATAGTTATATTTTTAATTGGACATGTATTTAATTTCGCAATGGGGCTACTATCTGCTTATGTACATGATTCAAGATTACAGTATTTAGAGTTTTTTGGAAAGTTTTATGATGGAGGTGGTGTAATTTTTAAGCCACTAGCATATCAGTTTAAATATATAGACAAAGTTAATAAAGGAGAATAGAAATGGAAATAGGATTAGTATATACATTAATTGGTGCAGGTTTAGCGATTGGACTTGCAGGAATGGGATCTGCAATTGGAGTTGCATTATCTGGTAGAGCAGCAGCTGGTGTTGTTTCTGAAAAACCTGAGTTATTTGGTAAAGTTCTAATTTTACAAGCTTTACCTGGTACACAAGGTATTTATGGATTTTTAATTGCTATACTTGTTATGGTTAAGGTTGGAATGTTAGGTGGAAATCCTGCAAATGTTTCTATTGCACAAGGATTAGGATTGTTTGCAGCTTGTTTACCAATTGCTATAGTTGGTTTAGTTTCCGGAATTTACCAAGGTAAAATGGCCGCGAGTGCAATTGCTATGACTGCTAAGAAACCTAATATGTCAGCAAGAGGTATGACTATGACTGCTATTGTTGAAACGTATGCTATTTTAGCTTTCCTGATTAGCATTTTAATGTATAACGCAATTGTAATTTAAATAGAAAGGAGAACTGATTTTTTAATCAGGAATTAGTCTATGGAAAAAAAGATTGATGAAATTATTTTGTTTGAAGCTAGTAATAAAGTGCAAAAAATTGATTTTGAAACTAAGAATAAGATTAAAGAGATAAAACAAAATAATAAAGTGAAAATAAATGAGTTTATTAATGAAAAAAAGAATAATATAGATGATAAAATTAAACGTGATATTGAGTTGAAAAATGAAGAGATCAGTAGAAAAATAGTTAGTATGGAGGAAGAGATAAAGTATAACATTATAAGTAGTATTTTTGATGGTGTTTATAATAATATTGCTAGACTTTCAGAACGTGAATTGTTTGATTTTATTGTTTATTTATTAAATAAAGAAGGTTTGAGTTTAAAACAAACTTTGAATGTATCAAGTAAACATTTCGACAAGTTTGAAAATATTACCAAATATAGTAATGATAGTATAGAACTGGTTATTATAAAAGATATAAATATTTCTTTTAACGGATTTATGATTGTTACTAATAAGGTAGATTATATATTTGATTTTAAAGATATTGTTGATAAATTTAAAACAGTTAAACAATTAGATATATACAAAGAGTTTTTTGATCATGAATGATTCACTATATTTATTAGGAAGTATTAGTGCTAAAATTTCTAAACTATTTGATGAAGATAACTTTAAAGTTTTGAGTAGTCAAAATCAAAAAGAGTTTTTCGAGTACTTATACCATTCAAACATTGGTAAAGATGAGTTAGTGTTTAACATTGACGAAGTGACTCATTTTGAATATATGAAATTGTATGCAGATTTAGATAGTTTTGGAGCTAATAAAAATCTTATAACTGCAATAACTTTATATGTAAAACATCAGGTTAATAGTGATAAAATTGATCAAAAAGATTTGTATGATAGTATTGTGAAAACAGGAAGTGAAATCCTGATAGAATATATTAATTACTTTGGATATGTAAACAATTTAATGATTTGTTTAAGACTTGATTATTTGACTATCGATAGAGTAACATTTTTAAAAAGTTTGTATCAACAAAACATAATGTCTGATGATGACTATGTTAAGATATATGATGCAAGTAATCGAGTTGAAATTATTGATAAGATGTTAAGTTTTAATAATAATTATGACTACCAAAATATCTATGAAAAACTTGATGATATGCTTTTTAATTTTGTGTATAAATATAGTTATAATACGGATTTTAATAGTTTGATAATCTATTACAGTTTTAGAAAGATACAAGAAATAAAAATGATTAGAAAAATTTTTATGGAACTTAGTGAGGGAGAAGAAAATGAATAAAATCTTTGTTTTAAGTAATAAAATTGAGGTTCATATTTTCAAAGCTATTGGGTTTGAAACAAGAGTGGTTTCAAATGAAAATTTTAAAGATTTAATTAGTAATGATGAGTTAAAAGAAACGGCTATTATTTATTTTGATTTAGCCATAAAAGAGAAAGTATATGAAGCATATAAGCATTACGATAGGATATCGTTAATTCCATTACCATTTAAAAGTAGTGAAATTGGTAAGAGTGAAGACGGTATTAGAGAATTAGTTAAAAAATCAGTTGGAGTTGATTTATTATGAGAGGTAACTTATGAAACAAAATAATATAGGAAAGATCATTAAAGTTTCTGGGCCACTAGTTGTTGCTGAAGGAATGAATGATGTACAAGTATATGATGTGGTATTAGTAAGTGAAAAAAAGATTATTGGAGAAGTGATTGAAGTAAGAGATGACTTAGCTAGTATTCAAGTATATGAGGAAACTGTTGGTATAGGAGTTGGAGAAAATGTTTACTCTACTGGAAAGCCATTATCACTTGAACTTGGACCAGGTTTAATTGAAGGTATTTTTGATGGTATTCAAAGACCACTTGATAAGATATATGATAAGTATGGGGAATATATACCGATTGGTGTTGATGTTCCAAAACTTGATAAAGAAAAAAAATGGGAGTTTAATAATATTTTAAGTGTAGGTGATTATGTTGTTGCTGGTGATATAATTGGAACAGTAGTAGAAACAAAATCAGTATTACATAAAGTTATGGTACCTTTTGAAATCTCAGGAGAAATTATTGAGATAAATAAGGGCGAATATAATGTTACAGAAGTAATAGCAAAAATTAAGAATGAAGATAAAATATATGAAGTTAAATTAATGCAAGAGTGGCCTGTTAGAATTCAACGACCATATAGAAAGAAAAATGCGCCAAACAAACCAATGGTTACAGGTCAGAGAGTTATTGACACATTATTTCCTGTTGCAA contains the following coding sequences:
- a CDS encoding V-type ATP synthase subunit I, which produces MIAKVDKIRILTFDDEYEKLLKELQSNGLFMLSKFDDNFLTNKQQTYLQKVSYYIELLTTKTKKEKFFKYSETTEAKFDRYEVAEKMIDEISDIHSKYEEYNKEKISIEDELSSIKPYLTLDVSIDDLNNLKGYKYFIGKIVKESFNLLKSQLENDKYIYQLLSEDNDSVYLIILVDLNNQNQIENLLIKSKFISNNFNSYDEIFDTISNKLNERLKFISEYNLEYEKRISSYAKERYILEIYYDSIFNKYLRESITANKTNKTLYIEGWIKATDISKLKSSLTNQIAYYEIEVIEKEENEIVPTATNNNKFVKPFEAITNMFSVPNSNEIDPNPTMSFWYFLIFGIMMGDIGYGILMIVLFSLFKKFKKPKGDFKDLITIFIYSGFSTIFFGILFGSFFGYTFDLFNLIGKLFGQNNWSSIVLEPITDPLPVLIVSIGIGVLHLITALIIKVIKEVKNKNYASALSNGLSWILVLVGIVLYVSISKGVGLVMAITGLVILVIFSGAKKKGIPAKVMSGFGSLYNITGYLSDVLSYSRILALSLSSAVIAFTMNMLAGMVATNFIGYLFAIVIFLIGHVFNFAMGLLSAYVHDSRLQYLEFFGKFYDGGGVIFKPLAYQFKYIDKVNKGE
- a CDS encoding V-type ATP synthase subunit K, translated to MEIGLVYTLIGAGLAIGLAGMGSAIGVALSGRAAAGVVSEKPELFGKVLILQALPGTQGIYGFLIAILVMVKVGMLGGNPANVSIAQGLGLFAACLPIAIVGLVSGIYQGKMAASAIAMTAKKPNMSARGMTMTAIVETYAILAFLISILMYNAIVI
- a CDS encoding V-type proton ATPase subunit F family protein; the encoded protein is MNKIFVLSNKIEVHIFKAIGFETRVVSNENFKDLISNDELKETAIIYFDLAIKEKVYEAYKHYDRISLIPLPFKSSEIGKSEDGIRELVKKSVGVDLL